The following coding sequences are from one Gopherus flavomarginatus isolate rGopFla2 chromosome 21, rGopFla2.mat.asm, whole genome shotgun sequence window:
- the CALML6 gene encoding calmodulin-like protein 6 isoform X3 — translation MFDEEGNGLVKTDDLEKLMSLMGINPTKRELATMAKEVDKDNKGTLNCDSFLVLMGIYHEKAKNQDEELRAAFKVFDKEHKGYIDWNTLKYVLMNAGEPLNEREAELMMKEADKDGDGTIDYEVTSVELQQRICPVV, via the exons ATGTTTGATGAGGAGGGCAATGGGTTAGTGAAAACAGATGATCTGGAGAAGCTTATGAGCTTGATGGGAATCAACCCAACCAAGAGAGAGCTGGCGACAATGGCAAAGGAGGTGGACAAAGACA ATAAGGGCACCTTGAACTGCGACAGTTTTCTGGTTTTGATGGGCATTTACCATGAAAAGGCTAAAAACCAGGATGAAGAGCTGAGGGCTGCATTCAAGGTCTTTGATAAGGAGCACAAAGGCTACATTGATTGGAATACACTCAA GTATGTACTGATGAATGCCGGAGAGCCACTAAATGAACGGGAGGCTGAACTGATGATGAAAGAAGCTGATAAAGATGGAGATGGAACCATTGATTATGAAG
- the CALML6 gene encoding calmodulin-like protein 6 isoform X5: MFDEEGNGLVKTDDLEKLMSLMGINPTKRELATMAKEVDKDNKGTLNCDSFLVLMGIYHEKAKNQDEELRAAFKVFDKEHKGYIDWNTLKYVLMNAGEPLNEREAELMMKEADKDGDGTIDYEEDPPFNSC, encoded by the exons ATGTTTGATGAGGAGGGCAATGGGTTAGTGAAAACAGATGATCTGGAGAAGCTTATGAGCTTGATGGGAATCAACCCAACCAAGAGAGAGCTGGCGACAATGGCAAAGGAGGTGGACAAAGACA ATAAGGGCACCTTGAACTGCGACAGTTTTCTGGTTTTGATGGGCATTTACCATGAAAAGGCTAAAAACCAGGATGAAGAGCTGAGGGCTGCATTCAAGGTCTTTGATAAGGAGCACAAAGGCTACATTGATTGGAATACACTCAA GTATGTACTGATGAATGCCGGAGAGCCACTAAATGAACGGGAGGCTGAACTGATGATGAAAGAAGCTGATAAAGATGGAGATGGAACCATTGATTATGAAG
- the CALML6 gene encoding calmodulin-like protein 6 isoform X4, which produces MFDEEGNGLVKTDDLEKLMSLMGINPTKRELATMAKEVDKDNKGTLNCDSFLVLMGIYHEKAKNQDEELRAAFKVFDKEHKGYIDWNTLKYVLMNAGEPLNEREAELMMKEADKDGDGTIDYEAWTWIDFSGTALS; this is translated from the exons ATGTTTGATGAGGAGGGCAATGGGTTAGTGAAAACAGATGATCTGGAGAAGCTTATGAGCTTGATGGGAATCAACCCAACCAAGAGAGAGCTGGCGACAATGGCAAAGGAGGTGGACAAAGACA ATAAGGGCACCTTGAACTGCGACAGTTTTCTGGTTTTGATGGGCATTTACCATGAAAAGGCTAAAAACCAGGATGAAGAGCTGAGGGCTGCATTCAAGGTCTTTGATAAGGAGCACAAAGGCTACATTGATTGGAATACACTCAA GTATGTACTGATGAATGCCGGAGAGCCACTAAATGAACGGGAGGCTGAACTGATGATGAAAGAAGCTGATAAAGATGGAGATGGAACCATTGATTATGAAG